A single window of Bos javanicus breed banteng chromosome 19, ARS-OSU_banteng_1.0, whole genome shotgun sequence DNA harbors:
- the SLFN11 gene encoding schlafen family member 11 has protein sequence MEKHYSRLAVDSSYPDLVINVGKVTLGESNRKKLQKVQREKEKVKVIQAACALLNSGGGVIQLEMANNDDNLVEMGLDLEEALRTLILFSNLQAFFETKQQGSCYYIFVKSWSSDTLLENVFVKPRICSLSSSLYCRSGTSVYLMDSRKAFHFLKTKKTNAKSSGKEPVGEISKVIHPDLHDVDPTYCIFQKDHFERGEVMPFPESQLIEFKQFATKHIEQYMKDTILEYIPAFANTEGGYLVIGVDDKSREVLGCAKENVDRDSLKKKIEETIQKLSCVHFCQSRCQIDFTVKILDVLAEGELYGYACIIGVKRFCGAVFSGVPSSWMVNGKDVCSLTTKEWLSMMMDTDPDLTQLCKDFESQLSLSNSPPQSRPVYSKKGLEHKKDLQQLLFPVTPGCLKYTPESLQKELFSQNEGLEELINRQIDPSSQGILILSTSWAVDLNLEEKQGVICDALLIAQNRLPILYTILRGQDAEGQSYCTRTAFTLKQKLVNTGGYTENLCITTKVLHLSPEGGAQSSAGSGSVIDYPSSYHLADTQQMEALLQSLVIVLLGFRSLLSDKLGCEVLNLLTAKQYKIFSKNLRKSKELFIHGLPGSGKTIMAIKIMEKIRNTFHCETQEILYICENKPLKNFIRGKNICQAVTRKSFMKYNFEYIQHIIIDEAQNFRTEDGEWYRKAKTITQRDVDCPRILWIFLDYFQTSHMERIGLPALSAQYPREELTRVVRNAGQIAGYLQRVLQKVRKNPPCNIPHEPLKMCLKAEWAQDVQGTLNIKKNLTLNAIVTHVADTCKLLFERGYSPKDVAVLVSTAKDVEKYQQKLLQAMRKKGIMCLTNESDVEGDHVVLDSVRRFSGLERSIVFGIHPSTVEPAILHNVLVCLASRANQQLHILWQRKDTEVFQTKMG, from the exons ATGGAGAAACATTATTCACGTTTGGCGGTAGATTCATCTTACCCAGACTTGGTCATCAATGTAGGAAAAGTAACTCTTGGTGAAAGTAACAGAAAAAAGCTGCAGAAagttcagagagagaaagagaaggtgaAAGTGATCCAGGCTGCATGTGCTTTATTAAACTCAGGAGGAGGAGTGATTCAACTGGAAATGGCAAACAACGATGACAATCTCGTGGAGATGGGACTGGATTTAGAAGAAGCTTTGAGAACACTTATTCTGTTTTCAAATCTGCAAGCTTTCTTCGAGACAAAGCAACAAGGGAGTTGTTACTACATTTTTGTGAAGTCTTGGAGCAGCGACACTTTGCTTGAAAACGTTTTTGTTAAGCCCCGCATTTGTAGCCTGAGTTCTTCGTTATACTGTAGATCCGGCACTTCTGTGTATCTCATGGATTCAAGAAAGGCATTCCATTTCCtgaaaaccaagaaaacaaatgcaaaaagctCAGGGAAAGAACCTGTTGGTGAAATTTCCAAGGTTATACATCCAGACCTCCATGACGTGGATCCTacttactgtatttttcaaaaagaccATTTTGAACGTGGTGAAGTCATGCCTTTTCCCGAGTCTCAATTAATAGAGTTTAAGCAGTTCGCTACAAAACACATTGAACAATATATGAAAGACACGATTCTAGAGTATATCCCTGCATTTGCAAACACTGAAGGAGGCTATCTTGTTATTGGTGTGGATGATAAAAGTAGGGAAGTTCTGGGATGTGCTAAAGAAAATGTTGACCGtgactctttgaaaaagaaaatagaagaaacaatacaaaaattATCTTGTGTCCATTTTTGCCAATCTCGATGCCAGATAGATTTCACAGTCAAAATCTTGGATGTGTTAGCCGAGGGAGAGCTATATGGCTATGCTTGTATAATTGGAGTGAAGCGATTCTGTGGTGCAGTATTCTCGGGCGTTCCCAGTTCCTGGATGGTGAATGGTAAGGATGTTTGCAGCCTGACAACTAAGGAATGGCTAAGCATGATGATGGATACAGATCCAG atCTTACACAGCTGTGCAAAGACTTTGAATCTCAGCTGAGTCTGTCTAACAGCCCTCCTCAGAGCAGACCAGTGTACTCCAAGAAAGGTCTGGAACATAAGAAGGATCTCCAACAACTCTTATTTCCAG TGACACCAGGATGTCTGAAATATACCCCTGAATCTCTCCAGAAGGAACTGTTCTCGCAGAATGAAGGTTTGGAGGAATTAATAAATAGGCAAATAGACCCATCCTCCCAGGGAATTTTAATCCTTTCTACAAGCTGGGCTGTGGACCTGAACTTGGAAGAGAAGCAAGGAGTCATCTGTGATGCTCTGCTGATAGCGCAGAACAGGCTGCCCATTCTCTACACCATCCTCAGGGGGCAAGACGCAGAGGGGCAGTCCTATTGCACTCGCACCGCCTTCACTCTGAAGCAGAAGCTGGTGAATACGGGAGGCTACACGGAAAATCTGTGTATCACGACCAAGGTCCTCCACCTGAGTCCCGAGGGCGGTGCACAGTCCTCGGCGGGCTCAGGCTCTGTGATTGATTATCCCAGTTCCTATCACCTTGCGGACACTCAGCAAATGGAAGCTTTGCTGCAGTCCCTTGTGATCGTCTTGCTTGGCTTCCGGTCTCTCTTGAGTGACAAGCTCGGCTGTGAGGTTTTAAACCTGCTCACAGCCAAGCAATATAAGATCTTCTCGAAAAACCTCCGCAAGAGCAAAGAGTTGTTTATCCATGGCTTACCTGGCTCAGGGAAGACGATCATGGCCATAAAGATCATGGAGAAGATCAGGAACACTTTTCACTGTGAGACACAGGAAATTCTCTACATTTGTGAGAACAAGCCTTTGAAGAATTTTATCAG gGGCAAAAATATCTGCCAGGCAGTGACCCGGAAGAGCTTCATGAAATATAACTTTGAATACATTCAACATATCATCATCGATGAAGCTCAGAATTTCCGCACTGAAGATGGGGAGTGGTATAGAAAGGCGAAAACCATCACTCAGAGAGACGTGGATTGCCCGAGAATTCTCTGGATCTTTCTGGACTACTTTCAGACCAGCCACATGGAGCGCATTGGCCTCCCTGCTCTCTCAGCCCAGTATCCAAGGGAAGAGCTCACCAGAGTGGTACGCAATGCAGGTCAAATAGCTGGATATCTACAACGTGTATTGCAGAAGGTCAGGAAAAATCCTCCATGTAACATCCCCCATGAGCCCCTGAAGATGTGCCTTAAAGCTGAATGGGCTCAGGATGTTCAGGGAACCTTAAATATTAAGAAGAACTTAACTCTGAATGCAATAGTAACGCACGTGGCAGACACCTGCAAGCTTCTCTTTGAAAGGGGCTATTCTCCCAAGGATGTTGCTGTGCTTGTCAGCACTgcaaaagatgtggagaaatacCAGCAGAAGCTCTTGCAAGCAATGAGGAAGAAAGGGATAATGTGTCTCACCAATGAGAGTGACGTGGAGGGTGATCACGTGGTGTTGGACAGTGTCCGAAGATTCTCAGGTCTGGAAAGGAGCATTGTGTTTGGGATCCATCCAAGCACGGTGGAGCCGGCTATCTTACACAACGTTCTTGTCTGTCTGGCATCCAGAGCGAATCAACAGCTACATATTCTGTGGCAGCGTAAGGATACAGAAGTATTCCAAACCAAAATGGGATGA